The following nucleotide sequence is from Candidatus Hydrogenedentota bacterium.
CGGCGTATTCGAACCATCCCGCTTCGCTGGCATAGGCCACAACGCGATATTGTCGGTGGAAATAGAGGCTGAGCGGCTTGTTGCCCGTGAGGACGAGGATGGTCCAGGGCGCGAAGCGTGAGGCCAACACGGCGCTCATCTGGCCGCGGCAGAGCGTCAGTGCCCGCTTGAATCCCGGTCGGTTGACGGCGCTCTCTTGGGAAAATCGGTCGGCAAGGCGGAAGATGCCCTCGCTGTCCACCTCGGCGAAGCGGGGCAGTCCCAGGCGTACAAAGAGATGGTCCGCATTGTAGATGGTGCCGTTATGCGTGCCGAGGATGGCCCCGGCCCGGATAGGATGGTTATTGCGACTGTTGGCCTCGCTGCCGCGTGTACGCCAGCGTGTGTGCCCCAGGAGCGCGGTGGTCCGGTTGTCAACCCCTTCCAGCGTTTCTTGAAATAGGTCTGACACCGTGAGTTCGGATGCCGGAACCGGCCGTTTCAGGATGCTGTACTCGCCGTCAGTTTTAAGCCAGGCAGCACCGGTGGCATGAGGCCCCCGCGACTCGGCGTGCAGCAGCATTTCCGTGAACACCTGGCACAGATAGTCGCGCTCGCTGGCGCGCCGACGCTTCTTGCCAAAGATAAGCCCTACTTGTCCGCACATGATGGGTCGCCTTTCTTGTCCGCCGCAAAGCCGCGGAAGATGCCCGCAGAGTAGTCCCGCTGATGGGTGCGCACCCACGCCGCGGTCTTGTCCATGCCCATGGCGTCGGCAATTCGCGCCACAGTAGGCCAGTCCAGCATGTTCGTGTGTCCATCGCGGCGGATGATCTCCAGGTCGTCCAGCACCTCGCCGGGGATGTGCACCGGTCCCGGGTCTTCCAGGACGAGGGTAACGTCAACCGCATCATCCACCTTATCCGCCACGAATTCGACGTAGCCGTTTGTGGCGAGGGCGCTGAGGAAGTCCGCAGCGCGCTCCTCTGGTGTGCCGCCGCGCAGGGGCTGCTTGTCCGGCAATCGGGTCAGCAGGTCCTCCATGTACTCATCCGGCGTTTGCCGGGCTGTGAAAGGCGTTTGTGCGCGCATCTGTTCAACCAGGGCGAAGCAGTTGGCGCCTTCAATCTGTCGGCCGGATTCCAGCGTCGGTTGTCCATTCTTATCCGTGTTACGAATGACCATCTTCATTGGGGATTCTCCTTTCAGCATGCAGTTACATGCGGTTGCGTTGGCGTTTCGGACGTGGGTTGGGGGCGCCCGTTTTTGAAGGCCGCATCGCCGGGCATATTCGCGAGCAGATGCTTGCGCACCGCCTTGAACTCGTCTCCACTCAGATTGAGGCGAAGCAGGAAGACACGGAAGTCATACTTGGCACTCGTCGGGTCGAAGCTTCGCTTGCGACTCGATGCTGCGCGTCCGTTCAGGGCCTTGGCGGCGAGGGCGAGGCAGAGGGTGATATTGGCGCGCACCTTGCCAGCATGGAGGGTGGCCTCAAACCAGCGAAACTCCACCGTGCCGCGATACCAGACGTTATGCAGGTTCACGCCGTGGTAGCGGGTCGAACAGTAGTGTTGCGGATGCGCGTTGTGATAGCCGTACCAGATGCGGTTGAGTTCGTCCTTCGTTTGAGGGCGCTGTCGTTCCACGCGGCGGATGAATTCCTCGTTGACTGGGCGTGTAAACCGGCGGAGCCGTTCATCGCTGATGCCGAGGGCGTGCAGAATGAGAGGCTCCTGCTTATAAACGATCTTGGCGAGGTTGCCCAGGCGGCGTCCGTCGAAGGGGGCGGCATCAATGTGGACGTGCATGCCGCACTGCGTGTTTACCTGTGCGCCGCAGCGACGGATGGCGCGGACGACTTCCTGAAACTGCTTCAGGTCTTCGTACTCCAGAACCGGGGTTACGACCTCGGCGCGAAGGTGGAAGGGCACGTGGCTGAGCGACGCGTCAGCGACCACTTTCCAATGCCGCCCGTGCAGGTCCACGACCTCCCAGGGGTCGTAGCAGTTGGGCTGGCCGATGTATCGGACCGTACCGCCAACCACCGAGTGGATGGCCCGGGCCACCTGCTCCCGCGTCCGCTTTACCGTTTCAATCTCGACCCCGAATCTTATCTCGTGCATGTCCATCGTCGCTTCGCTCCGTTGTGTTCTGGTTTCTTGTTCCTGGTTTCTGGTTTCTCGTGGGCGGCTGCTTTTGCCGTCGTGTGACAATGAACGCTTGGTTCGGAGGTGGAAGTCAAGAAAAAGAACACGCTGGATTGGAATGCAACCTGTTGGCGCAAAAGAACTTATGCTGTTGCAAGCCAACCCAGCCAAACACGGGGACTTACGCGGCTCAAGCGT
It contains:
- a CDS encoding amidoligase, yielding MDMHEIRFGVEIETVKRTREQVARAIHSVVGGTVRYIGQPNCYDPWEVVDLHGRHWKVVADASLSHVPFHLRAEVVTPVLEYEDLKQFQEVVRAIRRCGAQVNTQCGMHVHIDAAPFDGRRLGNLAKIVYKQEPLILHALGISDERLRRFTRPVNEEFIRRVERQRPQTKDELNRIWYGYHNAHPQHYCSTRYHGVNLHNVWYRGTVEFRWFEATLHAGKVRANITLCLALAAKALNGRAASSRKRSFDPTSAKYDFRVFLLRLNLSGDEFKAVRKHLLANMPGDAAFKNGRPQPTSETPTQPHVTAC
- a CDS encoding DUF5049 domain-containing protein, with translation MKMVIRNTDKNGQPTLESGRQIEGANCFALVEQMRAQTPFTARQTPDEYMEDLLTRLPDKQPLRGGTPEERAADFLSALATNGYVEFVADKVDDAVDVTLVLEDPGPVHIPGEVLDDLEIIRRDGHTNMLDWPTVARIADAMGMDKTAAWVRTHQRDYSAGIFRGFAADKKGDPSCADK
- a CDS encoding glucosamine 6-phosphate synthetase, with protein sequence MCGQVGLIFGKKRRRASERDYLCQVFTEMLLHAESRGPHATGAAWLKTDGEYSILKRPVPASELTVSDLFQETLEGVDNRTTALLGHTRWRTRGSEANSRNNHPIRAGAILGTHNGTIYNADHLFVRLGLPRFAEVDSEGIFRLADRFSQESAVNRPGFKRALTLCRGQMSAVLASRFAPWTILVLTGNKPLSLYFHRQYRVVAYASEAGWFEYAVASEKGWRPLEIPPMTMMHFEHQDIANFGTEPFRFTTQEQRLNTTEATGNPRKIPV